The Hevea brasiliensis isolate MT/VB/25A 57/8 chromosome 1, ASM3005281v1, whole genome shotgun sequence genome has a window encoding:
- the LOC110645788 gene encoding GABA transporter 1 translates to MGTTVMHGEEDANYRVPKQEPLHVQKEDLDAGALFVLKSKGSWMHCGYHLTTSIVAPPLLSLPYALTFLGWVGGISCLIIGALVTFYSYNLLSLVLEHHAHLGHRQLRFRDMANHILGPRWGRYYVGPIQFTVCFGAVVASTLLGGQCMKAIYLLSNPNGTMKLYEFVLIFGCLMLILAQIPSFHSLRHINLVSLLLCLAYSACATASSVHIGNSSKELKDYSLNGDTQDRVFGIFNAIAIIATTYGNGIIPEIQATIAEPVKGKMFKGLCVCYAVVAVTFFSVAISGYWAFGNRAEGLILSNFVSNGKPLVPKWFVLMTNIFTILQLSAVAVVYLQPTNEALERTFADPKSKEFSARNVIPRFVSRSLSVIIATTIAAMLPFFGDINSLIGAFGFMPLDFILPVVFFNLTFKPSKKSYIFWLNTSIAVVFSALGVIAAIAAVRQISLDAKTYRLFANV, encoded by the exons atgggtacCACAGTAATGCATGGAGAAGAGGATGCTAATTATAGAGTCCCAAAGCAAGAACCTCTCCACGTTCAAAAGGAAGACCTTGATGCTGGTGCTCTTTTTGTCCTCAAATCCAAag GATCATGGATGCATTGTGGATACCACTTGACAACATCAATAGTAGCACCACCACTACTCAGTCTGCCATATGCCTTGACATTTCTTGGATGGGTTGGTGGAATTTCATGCTTGATTATTGGAGCTTTGGTCACTTTCTATTCGTACAATTTGTTGTCTCTTGTTCTTGAACACCATGCTCATTTGGGTCATCGCCAACTTCGCTTTAGGGACATGGCTAATCACATCTTGG GGCCAAGATGGGGCAGGTATTATGTGGGCCCAATTCAATTCACAGTGTGTTTTGGTGCTGTTGTTGCTTCCACACTTCTTGGAGGCCAATGCATGAAG GCAATTTACTTGCTATCAAACCCTAATGGGACTATGAAGCTTTATGAGTTTGTCTTAATATTTGGATGCCTAATGTTAATACTAGCTCAAATCCCATCTTTTCATTCCCTGCGGCACATCAATTTGGTGTCTTTGCTTCTTTGCCTAGCTTATAGTGCCTGTGCCACTGCCAGTTCGGTTCATATCG gAAATTCGTCGAAAGAACTTAAGGATTATTCTCTAAATGGAGACACCCAAGATCGAGTTTTTGGTATCTTTAATGCCATTGCCATAATTGCCACAACATATGGCAATGGGATCATCCCAGAAATTCAG GCAACCATAGCAGAACCTGTGAAAGGGAAGATGTTCAAGGGATTGTGTGTATGTTATGCTGTAGTTGCAGTGACATTCTTTAGTGTTGCAATTTCTGGGTATTGGGCTTTTGGTAACCGAGCTGAAGGTCTAATCCTTAGCAACTTTGTAAGTAATGGGAAGCCTTTGGTGCCTAAATGGTTTGTTTTGATGACAAATATCTTCACTATTCTCCAACTATCAGCAGTTGCTGTG GTTTACTTGCAGCCTACAAATGAAGCGCTGGAACGAACATTTGCAGACCCCAAAAGCAAGGAATTCTCTGCTCGTAACGTTATCCCGAGGTTTGTCTCAAGGTCATTGTCTGTGATCATAGCAACTACAATAGCAGCAATGCTTCCATTTTTTGGAGACATCAATTCATTGATTGGAGCTTTCGGTTTCATGCCTCTAGACTTTATCTTGCCTGTTGTTTTCTTCAACTTGACATTTAAGCCATCAAAGAAGAGCTATATTTTCTGGTTGAATACAAGCATTGCAGTAGTTTTCTCAGCTTTGGGGGTTATAGCGGCAATTGCAGCAGTCAGACAAATTAGTCTCGACGCCAAAACTTATCGGTTATTTGCTAATGTTTGA
- the LOC110645787 gene encoding uncharacterized protein LOC110645787 isoform X2, with amino-acid sequence MKKNRSSFPLWHLFDTHQQREAAVACMEDKSMITKASQLSPVTTKNDSLVSQVVHQEAKKPKAGGSGGAVAGGSGGGSVSAEIAKEPKPGGSGYGAVAGGSGGGLVSAEIAKEPKPGGSGGAAVAGGSGRGWVSAEIAKEPKPGGSGGAAVAGGSGRGWVSAEIAKEPKPGGSGGAAVAGGSGRGSVSAEIAKEPKPGGSGGRAVAGGSGGGSVSGEIAKELKPGGNGGAVAGGSGRGSVSAEIAKESKPGGSCGDAVAGGSGGGSVSAEIAREPKPGGSGGGGAVAGGSGGGSVSTEIAKKPKPGGSGGGGAIAGGSGGGSVSAEIIGKRKRGRPKKFDMDSETVSLPVSPPPDFTSSLSGTYEKRGRRRPYGSGRLQLLASLGDYEAETAGGSFTPHVMLVDPGEDILSKISSFAERGPLAVCILSATGAVSIATITEPSYGGIWRYRGLFEILSLSGSFTLDETSGAHRKTGVLSVSLAKPDGRVFGGTVVGPLIAYNPIQLIVASFKQNIFKELKLRQLAESAAAAGSVLGNAGTAEGEGHGTRPTSTNGSEAGNTTTFDPRNVIKSEPGNEDL; translated from the exons ATGAAGAAAAACCGGTCAAGTTTTCCTTTATGGCACCTTTTCGATACCCACCA GCAAAGAGAAGCTGCTGTTGCATGCATGGAAGATAAAAGCATGATAACCAAAGCCTCACAGCTGTCTCCGGTTACCACAAAGAATGACTCTCTGGTGAGCCAGGTGGTGCACCAGGAAGCCAAAAAGCCAAAAGCTGGCGGTAGTGGTGGTGCAGTTGCAGGAGGTTCTGGAGGAGGCTCGGTGAGTGCTGAAATAGCAAAAGAGCCAAAACCTGGTGGTAGTGGTTATGGTGCAGTTGCAGGAGGTTCTGGAGGAGGCTTGGTGAGTGCTGAAATAGCAAAAGAGCCAAAAcctggtggtagtggtggtgctGCAGTTGCAGGAGGTTCTGGAAGGGGCTGGGTGAGTGCTGAAATAGCAAAAGAGCCAAAAcctggtggtagtggtggtgctGCAGTTGCAGGAGGTTCTGGAAGGGGCTGGGTGAGTGCTGAAATAGCAAAAGAGCCAAAACCGGGTGGGAGTGGTGGTGCTGCAGTTGCAGGAGGTTCTGGAAGAGGCTCGGTGAGTGCTGAAATAGCAAAAGAGCCAAAACCTGGTGGTAGTGGTGGTCGTGCAGTGGCAGGAGGTTCTGGAGGAGGCTCGGTGAGTGGTGAAATAGCAAAAGAGTTAAAACCTGGTGGTAATGGTGGTGCAGTTGCTGGAGGTTCTGGAAGAGGCTCGGTGAGTGCTGAAATAGCAAAAGAGTCAAAACCTGGTGGTAGTTGTGGTGATGCGGTTGCAGGAGGTTCTGGAGGAGGCTCGGTGAGCGCTGAAATAGCAAGAGAGCCAAAAcctggtggtagtggtggtggtggtgcagtTGCAGGAGGTTCTGGAGGAGGCTCGGTGAGCACTGAAATAGCAAAAAAGCCAAAAcctggtggtagtggtggtggtggtgcaatTGCAGGAGGTTCTGGAGGAGGCTCGGTGAGTGCTGAAATAATAGGGAAAAGAAAGAGAGGGAGACCGAAGAAGTTCGATATGGATTCAGAAACAGTATCGCTGCCTGTGTCTCCTCCACCTGACTTTACATCTTCACTATCAGGGACTTATGAGAAGCGAGGCAGAAGGCGTCCCTATGGTTCTGGTAGACTGCAACTCTTGGCTTCCCTTG GTGATTATGAAGCAGAAACAGCAGGAGGAAGCTTCACTCCTCATGTAATGCTTGTGGATCCTGGAGAG GATATTTTAAGTAAGATTTCATCATTTGCTGAAAGGGGTCCTCTAGCAGTTTGCATTCTTTCTGCTACTGGTGCTGTCTCAATTGCGACTATAACTGAACCTTCTTATGGTGGAATTTGGCGATATAGG GGCCTCTTTGAAATTCTCTCCTTATCTGGGTCTTTCACACTTGATGAAACAAGCGGTGCACATCGCAAAACTGGCGTGTTAAGTGTTTCCCTGGCAAAACCTGATGGCCGTGTTTTCGGTGGTACTGTTGTTGGGCCTTTAATAGCATATAATCCTATTCAA CTTATTGTTGCCAGCTTTAAGCAGAATATCTTCAAGGAACTAAAACTGAGGCAACTAGCAGAATCTGCAGCAGCTGCTGGCAGTGTGCTTGGCAATGCAGGAACCGCAGAAGGTGAAGGCCATGGAACAAGACCAACATCCACAAATGGTTCTGAAGCAGGTAACACAACCACATTCGATCCTCGGAACGTCATCAAGTCAGAACCTGGAAATGAAGATCTCTAA
- the LOC110645787 gene encoding uncharacterized protein LOC110645787 isoform X1, with the protein MDYSERSRFILSLSIFHHIYMCVCVYMHTRQREAAVACMEDKSMITKASQLSPVTTKNDSLVSQVVHQEAKKPKAGGSGGAVAGGSGGGSVSAEIAKEPKPGGSGYGAVAGGSGGGLVSAEIAKEPKPGGSGGAAVAGGSGRGWVSAEIAKEPKPGGSGGAAVAGGSGRGWVSAEIAKEPKPGGSGGAAVAGGSGRGSVSAEIAKEPKPGGSGGRAVAGGSGGGSVSGEIAKELKPGGNGGAVAGGSGRGSVSAEIAKESKPGGSCGDAVAGGSGGGSVSAEIAREPKPGGSGGGGAVAGGSGGGSVSTEIAKKPKPGGSGGGGAIAGGSGGGSVSAEIIGKRKRGRPKKFDMDSETVSLPVSPPPDFTSSLSGTYEKRGRRRPYGSGRLQLLASLGDYEAETAGGSFTPHVMLVDPGEDILSKISSFAERGPLAVCILSATGAVSIATITEPSYGGIWRYRGLFEILSLSGSFTLDETSGAHRKTGVLSVSLAKPDGRVFGGTVVGPLIAYNPIQLIVASFKQNIFKELKLRQLAESAAAAGSVLGNAGTAEGEGHGTRPTSTNGSEAGNTTTFDPRNVIKSEPGNEDL; encoded by the exons ATGGATTATAGTGAGAGGTCAAGATTTATACTttctctctctatttttcaccatatatacatgtgCGTGTGTGTTTATATGCATACAAGGCAAAGAGAAGCTGCTGTTGCATGCATGGAAGATAAAAGCATGATAACCAAAGCCTCACAGCTGTCTCCGGTTACCACAAAGAATGACTCTCTGGTGAGCCAGGTGGTGCACCAGGAAGCCAAAAAGCCAAAAGCTGGCGGTAGTGGTGGTGCAGTTGCAGGAGGTTCTGGAGGAGGCTCGGTGAGTGCTGAAATAGCAAAAGAGCCAAAACCTGGTGGTAGTGGTTATGGTGCAGTTGCAGGAGGTTCTGGAGGAGGCTTGGTGAGTGCTGAAATAGCAAAAGAGCCAAAAcctggtggtagtggtggtgctGCAGTTGCAGGAGGTTCTGGAAGGGGCTGGGTGAGTGCTGAAATAGCAAAAGAGCCAAAAcctggtggtagtggtggtgctGCAGTTGCAGGAGGTTCTGGAAGGGGCTGGGTGAGTGCTGAAATAGCAAAAGAGCCAAAACCGGGTGGGAGTGGTGGTGCTGCAGTTGCAGGAGGTTCTGGAAGAGGCTCGGTGAGTGCTGAAATAGCAAAAGAGCCAAAACCTGGTGGTAGTGGTGGTCGTGCAGTGGCAGGAGGTTCTGGAGGAGGCTCGGTGAGTGGTGAAATAGCAAAAGAGTTAAAACCTGGTGGTAATGGTGGTGCAGTTGCTGGAGGTTCTGGAAGAGGCTCGGTGAGTGCTGAAATAGCAAAAGAGTCAAAACCTGGTGGTAGTTGTGGTGATGCGGTTGCAGGAGGTTCTGGAGGAGGCTCGGTGAGCGCTGAAATAGCAAGAGAGCCAAAAcctggtggtagtggtggtggtggtgcagtTGCAGGAGGTTCTGGAGGAGGCTCGGTGAGCACTGAAATAGCAAAAAAGCCAAAAcctggtggtagtggtggtggtggtgcaatTGCAGGAGGTTCTGGAGGAGGCTCGGTGAGTGCTGAAATAATAGGGAAAAGAAAGAGAGGGAGACCGAAGAAGTTCGATATGGATTCAGAAACAGTATCGCTGCCTGTGTCTCCTCCACCTGACTTTACATCTTCACTATCAGGGACTTATGAGAAGCGAGGCAGAAGGCGTCCCTATGGTTCTGGTAGACTGCAACTCTTGGCTTCCCTTG GTGATTATGAAGCAGAAACAGCAGGAGGAAGCTTCACTCCTCATGTAATGCTTGTGGATCCTGGAGAG GATATTTTAAGTAAGATTTCATCATTTGCTGAAAGGGGTCCTCTAGCAGTTTGCATTCTTTCTGCTACTGGTGCTGTCTCAATTGCGACTATAACTGAACCTTCTTATGGTGGAATTTGGCGATATAGG GGCCTCTTTGAAATTCTCTCCTTATCTGGGTCTTTCACACTTGATGAAACAAGCGGTGCACATCGCAAAACTGGCGTGTTAAGTGTTTCCCTGGCAAAACCTGATGGCCGTGTTTTCGGTGGTACTGTTGTTGGGCCTTTAATAGCATATAATCCTATTCAA CTTATTGTTGCCAGCTTTAAGCAGAATATCTTCAAGGAACTAAAACTGAGGCAACTAGCAGAATCTGCAGCAGCTGCTGGCAGTGTGCTTGGCAATGCAGGAACCGCAGAAGGTGAAGGCCATGGAACAAGACCAACATCCACAAATGGTTCTGAAGCAGGTAACACAACCACATTCGATCCTCGGAACGTCATCAAGTCAGAACCTGGAAATGAAGATCTCTAA